Sequence from the Streptomyces mobaraensis NBRC 13819 = DSM 40847 genome:
TCTTGGCCTGCTCCTCCTGGCGGCGCCGCTCCAGCAGCTTGGCCTGGAGGACGTTCATCGCGGTCGCCTTGTTCTGGATCTGCGAGCGCTCGTTCTGGCAGGAGACGACGATGCCGGTCGGGATGTGCGTCAGGCGCACCGCGGAGTCGGTGGTGTTGACGCCCTGGCCGCCGGGGCCGGAGGAGCGGTAGACGTCGACGCGGAGGTCGGACTCGTCGATCTCGACGTGGTCGGTCGTCTCGACGACCGGCAGCACCTCGACGCCCGCGAACGAGGTCTGGCGGCGGCCCTGGTTGTCGAAGGGCGAGATGCGCACCAGGCGGTGGGTGCCCTGCTCGACGGAGAGGGTGCCGTAGGCGTAGGGGACCTGGACGGCGAAGGTGGTCGACTTGATGCCGGCCTCTTCGGCGTACGAGGTCTCGTAGATCTCGGTCTTGTAGCCGTGGCGCTCGGCCCAGCGCAGGTACATCCGCTGGAGGCGCTCGGCGAAGTCGGAGGCGTCCACGCCGCCGGCCTCGGCCCGGATGTTGACGACCGCCTCACGGGCGTCGTACTCGCCGGAGAGGAGGGTGCGGACCTCCATCTCGTCGAGCGCCTTGCGCACGGAGACGAGCTCGGCCTCCGCCTCGGCGAGCGCGTCGGCGTCGTCCTCGGCCTCGGCGAGCTCGAAGAGCACCCCGAGGTCGTCGATGCGGCCGCGCAGCGTCTCGGCCTTGCGCAGCTCGGCCTGGAGGTGCGACAGCTGACTGGTGATCTTCTGCGCCGCCTCCGGGTCGTCCCACAGCGACGGGGCTGCCGCCTGCTCCTCGAGCACGGCGATGTCGGCCCTCATCTTGTCGAGGTCCAGGACGGCCTCGATCGACCCCATGGTGGAGGAGAGGGACTTGAGCTCTTCGGATACGTCAACGACTGCCACGCGACCAGCCTAACCGGTGCGCGGGGCGGTGGGGGACGCCCTGCGGGACCGGGGTGTCCGGCCGGGAACCGGGGCGCGCGGGGCGGCCCCGGCGCCCCCCCGGACGACCGGGCGCCCCTCCTCGGGCGGGCGGCGCGCCCCTTCCGGGGCGGGCGGCGCCCGCTACGGGAGCTCGCCCTGGGGCGTGTCCGTGCGGTGCACGCCCGGCTTGGCGTCGCCGGAGTCGTGGTCGGCGGTGGCCAGCCAGCCGCCCACGCCGGCCGCGGCGGCCAGGG
This genomic interval carries:
- the prfB gene encoding peptide chain release factor 2, producing MAVVDVSEELKSLSSTMGSIEAVLDLDKMRADIAVLEEQAAAPSLWDDPEAAQKITSQLSHLQAELRKAETLRGRIDDLGVLFELAEAEDDADALAEAEAELVSVRKALDEMEVRTLLSGEYDAREAVVNIRAEAGGVDASDFAERLQRMYLRWAERHGYKTEIYETSYAEEAGIKSTTFAVQVPYAYGTLSVEQGTHRLVRISPFDNQGRRQTSFAGVEVLPVVETTDHVEIDESDLRVDVYRSSGPGGQGVNTTDSAVRLTHIPTGIVVSCQNERSQIQNKATAMNVLQAKLLERRRQEEQAKMDALKGDSGGSWGNQMRSYVLHPYQMVKDLRTEFEVGNPQAVLDGDIDGFLEAGIRWRKQQEK